Proteins encoded by one window of Geobacter sp. DSM 9736:
- the rfbG gene encoding CDP-glucose 4,6-dehydratase, producing the protein MLDKAFWNNRKVFVTGHTGFKGAWLSLWLHRMGAVVTGYALHPPTNPNLFELARVGEVVDSVIADVRDGEAVGKAMISAAPDVVIHMAAQPLVRDSYVNPAETYAINVMGTVNVFEAVRRCRSVKAIINVTTDKCYENREWVWGYRENEPMGGYDPYSSSKACSELVTAAYRNSFFNPRDFSSHGVAVASARAGNVIGGGDWAADRLVPDCVRALLQGEKLVLRNPEAVRPWQHVLEPLSGYLLLAQHLVEGGARYGEAWNFGPRDEDARPVEWIAQTLCASWGNGATYEVDSGQHPHEAHYLKLDCSKAGGKLGWNPRWDLAKSLDLIVDWTKAYQRNEDMRDVCLRQISEYDAE; encoded by the coding sequence ATGCTGGATAAAGCTTTCTGGAACAACAGGAAGGTGTTTGTCACCGGCCACACCGGGTTCAAAGGCGCCTGGCTCAGTCTCTGGCTGCATCGAATGGGAGCGGTCGTAACGGGCTACGCTCTTCACCCGCCAACGAATCCCAACCTCTTTGAACTGGCCCGAGTAGGAGAGGTAGTGGATTCTGTCATTGCCGATGTGCGTGATGGCGAAGCGGTGGGCAAAGCCATGATCTCGGCTGCACCGGATGTTGTCATTCATATGGCGGCTCAGCCCCTTGTCCGTGACTCGTATGTTAATCCTGCTGAAACCTATGCTATCAACGTAATGGGCACGGTCAATGTGTTCGAGGCGGTCCGCCGATGCCGAAGCGTGAAAGCCATCATAAATGTGACAACTGACAAGTGTTACGAAAACCGGGAGTGGGTCTGGGGCTACCGGGAGAACGAACCAATGGGGGGGTATGACCCCTATTCGAGCAGCAAAGCCTGTTCCGAGCTGGTTACAGCTGCTTACAGAAATTCCTTCTTTAATCCGCGAGACTTCTCTTCGCACGGCGTTGCTGTCGCTTCGGCACGGGCAGGCAATGTCATAGGAGGTGGCGACTGGGCTGCCGACCGGCTGGTCCCAGACTGTGTCAGGGCCCTCTTACAGGGGGAGAAACTAGTGCTCAGGAATCCTGAGGCAGTCAGACCCTGGCAGCATGTCCTGGAGCCGCTGAGTGGTTATCTCCTGCTGGCTCAGCACCTAGTCGAGGGCGGCGCTCGCTATGGAGAGGCATGGAACTTCGGACCCCGTGACGAAGATGCGAGGCCGGTGGAATGGATTGCGCAGACTCTCTGTGCGTCTTGGGGGAATGGCGCAACCTATGAGGTTGACAGCGGTCAGCACCCGCACGAGGCGCATTACCTCAAGCTCGATTGCTCGAAGGCTGGGGGCAAATTGGGGTGGAACCCCAGATGGGATCTGGCGAAATCACTCGACCTGATCGTGGACTGGACGAAGGCTTACCAGAGAAACGAAGATATGAGAGATGTCTGCCTGAGGCAGATCAGCGAGTACGACGCAGAATGA
- the rfbH gene encoding lipopolysaccharide biosynthesis protein RfbH, which produces MDITAETEKELRDRAIAAAIEYYQFKHAGRKPFTPGDRIPYAGRVFDEQEIAALVDSSLEFWLTTGRYAERFEKELGSFLGVQHCSLTNSGSSANLLAFMSLTSPRLGDRRVKRGDEIITVAAGFPTTVAPIIQYGAVPVFVDVTLPTYNIDCTQLEQALSEKTKGVMVAHTLGNPFDLHAVREFCDRHSLWLIEDNCDALDSRFFFRGEWRYTGTMGDLGTSSFYPPHHMTMGEGGAVYTDNTTLARLVESFRDWGRDCWCSSGRDNTCGKRFTQQFGELPYGYDHKYVYSHFGYNLKVTDMQAAIGCAQLGKLAAFSEARRSNWRKYREGLSNLGDRFVLPEPTAGSDPSWFGFLLTVREGCGFTRDRIVAHLESKGVQTRMLFAGNLTKHPCFDEMRESGEGFRIAGELLNTDRIMNDSFWVGVYPGLTDSMSDFVIEKIREFCSR; this is translated from the coding sequence ATGGACATAACAGCCGAAACTGAAAAAGAGCTTCGCGACCGAGCAATAGCCGCTGCTATAGAGTATTACCAGTTTAAACATGCGGGCCGAAAGCCGTTCACACCGGGGGACCGAATCCCGTATGCCGGACGGGTGTTCGATGAGCAGGAAATTGCGGCTCTTGTAGATTCTTCTCTCGAGTTCTGGCTGACGACCGGAAGGTATGCTGAGAGGTTTGAGAAGGAACTCGGAAGTTTCCTCGGAGTTCAACACTGCTCCCTCACCAATTCCGGATCTTCTGCCAATCTTCTGGCATTCATGTCGCTGACATCCCCCAGGCTCGGGGACAGGAGAGTGAAACGCGGCGATGAGATTATAACCGTGGCTGCCGGGTTCCCCACCACTGTGGCCCCGATCATTCAATACGGCGCTGTCCCGGTTTTTGTCGACGTTACACTTCCGACTTACAACATAGATTGCACGCAGCTTGAGCAGGCACTATCGGAGAAAACAAAGGGGGTGATGGTTGCACACACCCTCGGGAATCCGTTTGATCTGCACGCCGTACGGGAGTTTTGCGACCGGCACTCTCTCTGGCTGATAGAAGACAACTGCGATGCTCTAGACTCACGTTTCTTTTTCCGCGGTGAGTGGCGGTATACCGGGACTATGGGTGACCTCGGCACATCGAGCTTTTATCCCCCACATCACATGACCATGGGAGAGGGTGGTGCAGTTTATACGGACAATACTACTCTTGCGCGACTGGTGGAATCTTTTCGTGATTGGGGCAGGGACTGCTGGTGCTCATCGGGACGCGACAATACTTGTGGCAAGCGCTTCACGCAGCAATTTGGCGAACTTCCATACGGCTATGATCACAAATATGTTTACTCCCACTTCGGCTATAACCTGAAAGTTACCGATATGCAGGCCGCGATAGGGTGCGCTCAGCTAGGTAAACTGGCGGCCTTCTCTGAAGCAAGGAGAAGCAACTGGCGCAAGTATCGTGAAGGGCTGTCCAATCTGGGCGATCGATTTGTTCTGCCTGAACCGACTGCGGGTTCGGATCCGTCGTGGTTCGGTTTCCTGCTAACGGTCAGGGAAGGCTGTGGTTTTACACGTGACAGAATCGTCGCTCACCTTGAGTCGAAAGGAGTTCAGACGAGGATGCTCTTCGCAGGGAACCTGACGAAGCATCCGTGTTTCGACGAGATGAGGGAGAGTGGTGAGGGTTTCCGAATCGCCGGAGAACTGCTGAATACGGACCGGATAATGAATGACTCATTCTGGGTCGGCGTATATCCGGGTCTCACGGACTCGATGAGCGACTTCGTTATTGAGAAGATCCGGGAGTTTTGCAGCAGATGA